In Arthrobacter sp. StoSoilB5, one genomic interval encodes:
- a CDS encoding cysteine desulfurase yields the protein MTVVSTPASLQQSVPAMDNAEVLRIRNDFPVLDQLVNGKPLIYLDSGATSQNPLSVIEAEQEFYEQRNAAVHRGAHQLAVSATEVFEDARQTVADFIGAQYEETVWTSNATEGLNLISYALSNAALWAAQGRGSSALKELAIGPGDEIVVTEMEHHANLIPWQELAFRTGATLKYIPITDDGSLRLDAAADIVGERTRLLAFTHASNVLGTINPVPDLVALARRVGALVVLDACQSVPHMPIDVKDLDVDFAVFSGHKMLAPTGVGVLYGKQELLDVLPPFLTGGSMITTVTMERAEYLPAPQRFEAGTQRISQAVALATAINYLSETGIDRIHAWETTLGQRLVKGLEGIDGIRVVGPASGAERIGLAAFDVAGVHAHDVGQFLDDRGIAVRVGHHCAQPLHRRLGLTATTRASTYLYNTTDDVDAFLDAVSGVRAYFQA from the coding sequence TTGACAGTCGTATCAACTCCCGCCTCACTGCAGCAGTCCGTGCCCGCCATGGACAACGCGGAGGTGTTGCGGATCCGGAACGACTTCCCCGTCCTGGACCAACTGGTCAACGGCAAGCCGCTGATCTATCTAGATTCCGGCGCGACCTCGCAGAACCCCTTGAGCGTGATCGAGGCCGAGCAGGAGTTCTACGAACAACGCAACGCCGCCGTGCACCGTGGCGCCCACCAACTCGCGGTGAGCGCGACTGAGGTCTTTGAGGACGCACGCCAGACTGTCGCGGACTTCATTGGCGCGCAGTACGAGGAAACCGTGTGGACCTCCAACGCCACAGAGGGTCTCAACCTCATCAGCTATGCACTGTCCAACGCCGCTTTGTGGGCTGCGCAGGGCCGTGGCAGCTCAGCGTTGAAGGAGCTGGCCATTGGTCCGGGCGACGAAATCGTGGTCACGGAGATGGAGCACCACGCCAACCTGATCCCATGGCAGGAGCTCGCTTTCCGGACCGGCGCCACGCTCAAGTACATTCCCATTACGGACGACGGCTCGCTCCGGCTCGATGCCGCGGCAGACATTGTGGGGGAGCGGACCCGCCTGCTGGCTTTCACCCATGCCTCCAACGTCCTGGGCACCATCAATCCGGTACCGGACCTTGTGGCCCTGGCCCGGCGCGTGGGTGCCTTGGTGGTCCTTGATGCCTGCCAGTCGGTGCCTCACATGCCCATTGACGTCAAGGACCTGGACGTGGACTTCGCGGTGTTCTCGGGCCACAAGATGCTGGCCCCCACTGGCGTCGGCGTCCTGTACGGCAAGCAGGAACTCCTGGACGTCCTGCCGCCGTTCCTTACAGGCGGCTCCATGATCACTACGGTCACTATGGAACGGGCCGAATACTTGCCGGCTCCGCAACGCTTCGAAGCCGGAACCCAGCGCATCTCCCAGGCGGTTGCTTTGGCCACCGCCATCAACTATCTGTCCGAAACGGGGATCGACCGCATCCATGCCTGGGAAACCACGCTTGGCCAGCGCCTGGTCAAGGGCCTTGAAGGCATCGACGGTATCCGCGTCGTGGGTCCTGCCTCCGGCGCGGAACGGATCGGACTGGCCGCCTTCGACGTCGCCGGTGTCCACGCCCACGACGTCGGGCAGTTCCTTGACGATCGCGGCATCGCCGTTCGTGTTGGCCACCATTGCGCCCAGCCGCTGCACCGCCGTTTGGGGCTGACCGCTACTACGCGCGCAAGTACGTACCTTTACAACACCACGGATGACGTCGATGCATTCCTTGACGCCGTGTCTGGCGTTCGGGCCTATTTCCAGGCCTGA
- the sufU gene encoding Fe-S cluster assembly sulfur transfer protein SufU: MSLDQLYQQIILDHSKQRHGSGLADTEAPTGTSTGQSHQLNPVCGDEVTLRLAVADGTVKQISWDGAGCSISMASASVLTDLGEGMSVEELHAVIDNFREVLRSRGKVQADPEILGDAAAFEGVARYAARVKCAMISWVAAEDALNQATA; this comes from the coding sequence ATGAGTCTTGACCAGCTGTACCAGCAGATCATCCTGGACCACTCCAAGCAGCGCCACGGCAGCGGGCTCGCGGACACGGAAGCACCCACGGGCACGTCAACCGGACAATCGCACCAGCTCAACCCGGTCTGCGGGGACGAGGTCACCCTTCGCCTGGCAGTTGCCGATGGAACGGTCAAGCAGATCAGCTGGGATGGCGCAGGCTGTTCCATCTCCATGGCCTCGGCCTCCGTGCTGACTGACCTGGGCGAGGGAATGTCGGTTGAAGAACTTCACGCGGTGATCGACAACTTCCGTGAGGTGCTCCGCTCGCGTGGAAAGGTGCAGGCAGATCCGGAGATTCTGGGGGACGCCGCGGCATTCGAAGGCGTGGCGCGCTACGCCGCCCGGGTCAAATGCGCCATGATTTCGTGGGTCGCCGCCGAGGACGCGCTGAACCAGGCAACGGCTTAG
- a CDS encoding DUF2505 domain-containing protein, whose product MALSASTTLPHSVDRVAAVFVDEDFLRHTSELVGGSLESFTIDGDTAGAFSTTTVRTLPTTRLPDIARKFVGESLTVTQTEQWEAPAADGSRASKIALKVSGAPLDVTAVQRLVAEGGNTRIELEGNVSSSVPFLGGKIADAAEPMVGKALNIQSQQAQAWLESH is encoded by the coding sequence ATGGCCCTGAGTGCATCCACCACCCTGCCGCACAGCGTTGACCGCGTTGCGGCCGTATTTGTCGACGAAGACTTCCTGCGTCACACGAGCGAACTGGTGGGCGGCTCCCTGGAATCGTTCACGATCGACGGCGACACTGCCGGCGCTTTCAGCACCACCACGGTTCGTACGCTGCCCACCACCCGTTTGCCGGATATCGCCCGCAAGTTCGTCGGCGAGAGCCTGACCGTCACGCAGACCGAGCAGTGGGAGGCACCGGCAGCCGACGGCTCCCGCGCCAGCAAGATTGCCCTTAAGGTCTCCGGCGCTCCGCTTGATGTCACTGCAGTCCAGCGCCTCGTAGCCGAAGGCGGGAACACCCGGATCGAACTTGAGGGCAATGTTTCCTCGTCGGTTCCATTCCTTGGCGGCAAGATCGCCGATGCTGCAGAGCCGATGGTTGGCAAGGCCCTGAACATCCAGTCGCAGCAGGCGCAGGCCTGGCTCGAAAGCCACTAG
- the nhaA gene encoding Na+/H+ antiporter NhaA: MTTTVFSRSSYPEYRRILSILRTETVGGALLLAATVIALIWANSPAADAYFALRDVKIGYEPWHLQLSLGHWASDGLLAVFFFLAGLELKREFVAGELRKPARAVVPVAAAVGGVVIPALIYVLFNLGSASETLKGWAIPTATDIAFALAVLAVINTHLPAALRTFLLTLAVVDDLIAIGIIAFFYSSGIQPLMLLAALVPLALFTFLVQKRIRNWYLLLPLALATWGFIHASGIHATVAGVLLGFAVPVFASGKKGEPAEGLAEHFEHRLRPFSAGFAVPVFAFFSAGVALGGVAGMGAALSDPVAVGIVAAFVLGKAVGVFGTTFLVTKTTRASLDSSIAWIDLFGLALLAGIGFTVSLLIGELSFGTGSAHNDHAKVAILAGSLIAALLAAVVLRARNRRYRLVQAEEQRDDDGDGVPDVFDRA, encoded by the coding sequence ATGACCACCACTGTTTTCAGCCGCTCCAGCTACCCCGAGTATCGCCGCATCCTCTCGATCCTCCGCACAGAGACCGTGGGCGGCGCCCTCCTTCTGGCCGCCACGGTCATCGCACTGATCTGGGCCAACTCCCCCGCCGCCGATGCTTACTTCGCCCTGCGCGACGTCAAGATCGGCTACGAGCCTTGGCATCTGCAGCTAAGCCTTGGCCATTGGGCCTCCGACGGCCTGCTGGCTGTGTTCTTCTTCCTCGCAGGCCTTGAACTCAAGCGCGAATTCGTCGCCGGAGAACTTCGTAAACCTGCGCGCGCCGTCGTCCCCGTAGCTGCAGCCGTTGGTGGAGTTGTTATCCCCGCCCTGATCTACGTCCTTTTCAACCTCGGCTCCGCCTCGGAGACACTCAAGGGTTGGGCCATCCCCACGGCAACGGACATCGCCTTTGCCTTGGCAGTACTCGCCGTGATCAACACGCACCTTCCGGCGGCACTCCGGACTTTCCTGCTGACTCTCGCCGTGGTGGATGACCTCATCGCCATCGGCATCATTGCTTTCTTCTACTCCTCCGGAATCCAGCCCCTTATGCTCCTGGCCGCCTTGGTTCCGCTGGCGCTCTTCACCTTCCTGGTCCAGAAGCGAATCCGTAACTGGTATCTTCTGCTCCCGTTGGCCCTTGCCACCTGGGGTTTCATCCATGCCTCGGGAATCCACGCCACCGTTGCGGGAGTCCTCCTGGGCTTCGCCGTCCCAGTGTTCGCCAGCGGCAAGAAGGGCGAACCGGCCGAGGGCCTGGCCGAGCACTTCGAACACCGCTTGCGTCCCTTCTCCGCCGGGTTCGCGGTGCCCGTCTTCGCCTTCTTCTCCGCCGGAGTGGCGCTGGGCGGCGTGGCGGGTATGGGGGCCGCGCTCAGCGATCCGGTTGCCGTGGGAATTGTCGCGGCTTTTGTGCTGGGCAAGGCCGTGGGCGTCTTTGGCACCACGTTCCTGGTCACCAAAACCACCCGTGCAAGCCTGGATTCCAGCATTGCGTGGATCGATCTCTTTGGACTGGCGCTGCTGGCCGGGATCGGATTCACCGTCTCGCTGTTGATCGGCGAGCTAAGCTTCGGCACCGGATCTGCGCACAACGACCACGCCAAGGTGGCTATCCTCGCAGGTTCCCTGATCGCGGCGCTGCTGGCCGCCGTCGTGCTCCGGGCCCGGAACCGGCGGTACCGCCTGGTTCAGGCAGAAGAGCAAAGGGACGACGACGGCGACGGCGTACCTGACGTCTTTGACCGCGCCTAG
- a CDS encoding SDR family oxidoreductase produces MQSSPGQPSKTVLVTGATGYIGGRLVPRLLEAGHRVKVVVRSPQKIADVPWHRDVEIIKDSLSDAGSLEQALRDVDVLYYLVHSMASGSGFEAKEESMARLVADAATRANVNRIVYLGGLHPENTELSTHMRSRETVGRVFLESPVDSIVFQAGVVIGSGSASFEMIRHLADTLPVMPAPSWVNNRIEAIAVRDVLHYLVAAATLPDRLNRTFDIGSRDVLKYKDMMNEYAVERGLPRRLVIALPVPAPKLAGLWVALVTPIPLSMSLPLVQSLQHDAVSREHDVDDYIPQPDGGLTPYRRAVALALGKERDGQVETTWANAGVDADPLPSDPDWAGYKVFLDERTFHSDAMPEHVWTVIEGIGGKNGWYSLPLAWRVRGWLDKLTGGAGLLRGRRHPKKLASGEVVDWWRVEAIDRGHLLRLRAEMRAPGRAWLELSVEPDGGGSLYKQRAIFFPRGLAGRLYWLGVYPFHGIIFPSMARNISAAAMTLQEQEQKKGSGVATDTP; encoded by the coding sequence TTGCAGTCATCCCCAGGCCAGCCTTCCAAGACCGTCCTCGTCACGGGCGCCACCGGTTACATTGGAGGCCGCTTGGTCCCCCGGCTACTTGAGGCTGGCCACCGGGTGAAGGTGGTGGTCCGCTCGCCGCAGAAGATCGCCGACGTTCCCTGGCACCGCGACGTCGAGATCATTAAGGACTCCCTTTCTGACGCTGGAAGCCTGGAACAGGCGCTCAGGGACGTGGATGTGCTGTATTACCTGGTCCATTCCATGGCTTCCGGCAGTGGTTTCGAGGCCAAGGAAGAATCCATGGCGCGGCTCGTGGCAGATGCAGCCACGCGTGCCAACGTCAACAGGATCGTCTACCTCGGCGGCCTGCACCCGGAGAACACGGAGCTCTCCACGCACATGCGTTCCCGCGAGACGGTGGGACGGGTCTTCCTCGAATCGCCGGTGGACTCCATCGTGTTCCAGGCCGGCGTGGTGATCGGTTCGGGTTCGGCGTCGTTCGAGATGATCCGTCATTTGGCCGATACCCTGCCCGTCATGCCGGCACCCAGCTGGGTTAATAACCGCATCGAAGCCATCGCTGTCCGGGACGTGCTGCACTACCTGGTGGCTGCTGCGACGCTGCCGGATCGCCTGAACCGGACTTTCGACATCGGTTCACGTGACGTCCTGAAGTACAAGGACATGATGAACGAGTACGCCGTGGAGCGGGGGCTGCCCCGCCGTTTGGTGATCGCCCTTCCGGTTCCGGCACCCAAGCTCGCGGGCCTGTGGGTCGCGCTGGTCACGCCTATTCCGCTGTCCATGTCCTTGCCGCTGGTGCAGTCACTGCAGCACGACGCAGTGTCGCGGGAGCACGACGTCGACGATTACATTCCACAGCCCGACGGCGGCCTGACGCCGTACCGTCGTGCCGTCGCCTTGGCGCTGGGCAAGGAGAGGGACGGCCAGGTGGAGACCACGTGGGCAAACGCAGGCGTCGACGCCGATCCTCTCCCCAGCGATCCCGACTGGGCGGGTTACAAGGTATTCCTGGACGAGCGGACCTTCCATAGCGACGCGATGCCTGAGCATGTCTGGACGGTCATTGAGGGCATTGGGGGCAAGAACGGCTGGTATTCGCTTCCGCTGGCGTGGCGGGTCCGTGGTTGGCTGGACAAGCTCACCGGCGGCGCGGGCCTGTTGAGGGGGCGCAGGCATCCAAAGAAGCTGGCCAGCGGCGAAGTGGTGGACTGGTGGCGGGTGGAAGCCATAGACCGCGGGCATTTGCTGCGGCTGCGGGCCGAGATGCGGGCTCCCGGGCGCGCCTGGCTTGAGTTGTCAGTGGAGCCCGACGGCGGCGGGAGCCTTTACAAGCAGCGCGCCATTTTCTTTCCACGCGGCTTGGCGGGCAGGCTTTACTGGCTGGGTGTCTACCCGTTCCATGGGATTATTTTCCCGTCGATGGCGCGGAACATTTCCGCGGCGGCAATGACCCTTCAGGAGCAGGAACAGAAGAAGGGTTCTGGCGTGGCCACGGACACCCCGTAG